Proteins encoded within one genomic window of Aquarana catesbeiana isolate 2022-GZ linkage group LG03, ASM4218655v1, whole genome shotgun sequence:
- the C1QTNF2 gene encoding complement C1q tumor necrosis factor-related protein 2: protein MISLMVLIWIFPCAANNLLTSSAKGELRYSKGNSELLCSMPGPPGPPGVPGHPGSTGTIGRMGFPGKDGKDGKDGDKGEKGDDGTPGRLGNPGKEGGKGKQGAIGRAGPRGPKGIRGDPGTAGETGNKGPKGKKGDTGMPGPCTCGSKKAKSAFSVAITKSYPRERLPIKFDKVLMNEGGHYNATSGKYICSIPGTYFFTYDITLANKHLAIGLVHNGQYKIKTFDANTGNHDIASGSTILPLKAGDEVWLQIFYSEQNGLFYDPYWTDSLFTGFLIYPEQEYLDEKKDNKNMIKETTGVS from the exons ATGATTTCACTCATGGTTCTGATTTGGATTTTTCCATGTGCAGCCAATAACCTGCTCACCAGTTCTGCAAAAGGAGAGTTACGTTATTCCAAAGGTAACTCTGAGCTTCTCTGCAGCATGCCAGGACCCCCTGGACCACCTGGAGTTCCAGGTCATCCTGGATCCACAGGTACTATTGGAAGGATGGGCTTTCCAGGGAAAGATGGCAAAGATGGAAAGGATGGAGACAAAGGAGAAAAAGGAGATGATG GTACTCCTGGCAGATTGGGAAATCCAGGAAAAGAGGGTGGTAAGGGTAAGCAGGGAGCCATTGGACGAGCTGGCCCACGAGGTCCAAAAGGCATTCGAGGTGATCCTGGGACAGCGGGGGAAACAGGAAATAAGGGACCAAAAGGAAAGAAAGGTGATACAGGGATGCCTGGACCATGTACTTGCGGCTCAAAAAAAGCAAAGTCAGCATTTTCTGTTGCCATCACAAAAAGTTACCCCAGAGAACGGCTACCTATTAAGTTTGATAAAGTTCTTATGAATGAAGGAGGACACTACAATGCCACTAGTGGGAAGTACATATGTAGCATACCTGGTACTTATTTCTTCACATACGACATCACCCTGGCAAACAAGCACTTGGCTATAGGATTAGTTCACAATGGCCAATACAAAATCAAGACTTTTGATGCCAACACTGGGAACCATGACATAGCATCAGGGTCTACCATTCTTCCTTTGAAAGCTGGAGATGAAGTGTGGCTACAGATTTTTTACTCTGAACAGAATGGACTTTTTTATGATCCATACTGGACAGACAGTTTATTTACAGGTTTCCTCATCTATCCAGAACAAGAATATCTTGATGAAAAGAAGGATAATAAGAACATGATAAAGGAAACCACGGGTGTGAGTTGA